A genomic window from Halorubrum trapanicum includes:
- a CDS encoding acylphosphatase, translating into MTDRVRAHVFVSGRVQGVFYRASTRDAAREAGVDGWVRNLDDGRVEAVFEGPEGDVRDMVAWCETGSEAAEVEDVDVEYGEPEGEDEFEIRR; encoded by the coding sequence ATGACCGACCGCGTTCGCGCGCACGTCTTCGTTTCCGGCCGCGTTCAGGGCGTCTTCTACCGAGCGAGCACCCGCGACGCCGCCCGCGAGGCGGGCGTCGACGGCTGGGTGCGGAACCTCGACGACGGCCGGGTCGAGGCCGTCTTCGAGGGTCCCGAGGGAGACGTCCGCGACATGGTGGCGTGGTGCGAGACCGGAAGCGAGGCCGCCGAGGTCGAGGACGTCGACGTCGAGTACGGCGAGCCGGAGGGCGAGGACGAGTTCGAGATCAGGCGGTGA
- a CDS encoding GTP-binding protein codes for MGLEEEIEDLREEIAETPYNKSTEAHIGRLKAKLAEKKEKLENQSSAGGGHGYAVEKHGDATVALVGFPSVGKSTLINALTNADSEVGSYEFTTLDVNPGMLQYRGANIQILDVPGLIEGAAGGRGGGKEVLSVVRTADLVVFMLSVFEIEQYDRLREELYATNIRLDTEPPNINIRKTHKDGLGVTMSDDVSLDEETVKQVLREYGYVNAKVTIPHDLTIDELVDAVMDNREYLPSMVTVNKADLIDKSYLPTVKEELRERDLDPDDVLFISAEKELGLDGLKERLWKELGVIRIYMDKPGRGVDYEEPLILFEGDTVGDACSKLGGEFDERFKFARVSGDSAKHDDQQVGKGHELADEDVLRIVARK; via the coding sequence ATGGGACTGGAGGAGGAGATCGAGGACCTCCGCGAGGAGATCGCCGAGACGCCCTACAACAAGTCCACCGAGGCTCATATCGGGCGTCTGAAGGCGAAGCTCGCGGAGAAGAAGGAGAAGCTGGAGAACCAGTCCTCCGCCGGCGGCGGCCACGGCTACGCGGTCGAGAAGCACGGCGACGCCACGGTCGCCCTCGTCGGCTTCCCGAGCGTCGGCAAGTCCACCCTCATCAACGCCCTCACCAACGCCGACAGCGAGGTCGGCTCCTACGAGTTCACCACCCTCGACGTCAACCCCGGCATGCTGCAGTACCGCGGCGCGAACATCCAGATCCTCGACGTGCCGGGGCTGATCGAGGGCGCCGCGGGCGGGCGCGGCGGCGGGAAGGAGGTGCTCTCGGTGGTCCGGACCGCGGATCTGGTCGTGTTCATGCTCTCCGTCTTCGAGATCGAGCAGTACGACCGCCTGCGCGAGGAGCTGTACGCGACGAACATCCGCCTCGACACCGAGCCGCCGAACATCAACATCCGGAAGACGCACAAGGACGGGCTCGGCGTGACGATGAGCGACGACGTGAGCTTAGACGAGGAGACGGTCAAGCAGGTCCTCCGCGAGTACGGCTACGTCAACGCGAAGGTGACGATCCCCCACGACCTCACGATCGACGAACTCGTCGACGCCGTGATGGACAACCGGGAGTACCTCCCCTCGATGGTCACCGTCAACAAGGCGGACCTCATCGACAAGAGCTATCTCCCGACGGTGAAGGAGGAACTGCGCGAGCGCGACCTCGACCCCGACGACGTGCTCTTCATCTCGGCCGAGAAGGAACTCGGCCTCGACGGGCTCAAGGAGCGCCTCTGGAAGGAGCTGGGCGTGATTCGGATCTACATGGACAAGCCGGGACGCGGCGTCGACTACGAGGAGCCCCTCATCCTCTTCGAGGGCGACACCGTCGGCGACGCCTGTTCGAAGCTCGGCGGCGAGTTCGACGAGCGGTTTAAATTTGCGCGGGTGTCCGGCGACAGCGCGAAACACGACGACCAGCAGGTCGGGAAGGGGCACGAACTCGCCGACGAGGACGTGCTCCGGATCGTCGCTCGGAAGTAG
- a CDS encoding CapA family protein translates to MVSRRSLLAAGVAGLGGTAGCAAVPSGLDAGDPAADDGDADDGPLGDARIGFVGDLMLGRSVADRWAESDDPAGVWGTTLPRLRDLDALVGNLECCVSDRGERWPDKAYYFRSPPSFAIPALEAAGASFVSLANNHVLDYREPALRDTRTHLADAGIARAGAGTNADAALEPATFEAGDLTVAAFGLTDQSTAFAATDDRPGTAFARLDPAVRETRALVGDVLDRVADLGPDLVVASLHWGANWETEPRAVHERFGRWLVERGVDVVHGHSAHVLQGVEVYEGRPILYDAGDFVDDYVDYVDREGVRNKRSALFELVVRDGDPAALDVRPTEIVDETATLADGDVAEWVRETVAQRSAAFGTDVEGVDGERDGGRLRIPLGGD, encoded by the coding sequence ATGGTCTCTCGCCGGTCGCTGCTCGCCGCGGGCGTCGCGGGTCTCGGCGGGACCGCCGGCTGCGCCGCCGTTCCGTCCGGCCTCGACGCGGGCGACCCTGCCGCTGACGACGGCGACGCCGACGACGGACCCCTCGGCGACGCACGGATCGGCTTCGTCGGCGACCTGATGCTCGGACGCAGCGTCGCCGACCGCTGGGCCGAGAGCGACGACCCGGCGGGCGTCTGGGGGACGACGCTCCCGCGGCTCCGCGATCTCGACGCGCTCGTCGGCAACCTGGAGTGTTGCGTCTCCGACCGCGGCGAGCGCTGGCCGGACAAGGCCTACTACTTCCGGTCGCCGCCGTCGTTCGCGATACCCGCGCTGGAGGCGGCGGGCGCCTCTTTCGTCTCGCTCGCCAACAACCACGTCCTCGACTACCGGGAGCCCGCCCTCCGCGACACCCGAACGCACCTCGCGGACGCCGGGATCGCCCGCGCCGGCGCCGGCACGAACGCCGACGCGGCGCTCGAACCCGCGACGTTCGAGGCCGGCGACCTCACCGTCGCCGCGTTCGGACTCACCGACCAGTCGACGGCGTTCGCGGCGACCGACGACCGCCCGGGCACCGCGTTCGCGCGCCTCGACCCCGCCGTCCGCGAGACGCGCGCCCTCGTCGGCGACGTCCTCGACCGCGTCGCCGACCTCGGTCCGGACCTCGTCGTCGCCTCGCTCCACTGGGGCGCCAACTGGGAGACCGAGCCCCGCGCGGTCCACGAGCGGTTCGGCCGCTGGCTCGTCGAGCGGGGCGTCGACGTCGTCCACGGCCACAGCGCCCACGTTCTCCAGGGCGTCGAGGTGTACGAGGGGAGGCCGATACTCTACGACGCGGGCGACTTCGTTGACGACTACGTCGACTACGTCGACCGCGAGGGCGTCCGCAACAAGCGCAGCGCGCTGTTCGAACTCGTCGTCCGCGACGGCGACCCCGCCGCGCTCGACGTCCGCCCGACCGAGATCGTCGACGAGACCGCGACGCTGGCCGACGGCGACGTCGCCGAGTGGGTTCGGGAGACGGTCGCCCAGCGCTCCGCGGCGTTCGGGACCGACGTCGAGGGCGTCGACGGCGAGCGCGACGGCGGCCGGTTGCGGATCCCGCTGGGCGGCGACTGA
- a CDS encoding phosphatase PAP2 family protein has translation MFALLGAVLNAVQTVDHLAVEFVGAIRTSLLTVMMTSMTGLGSVTAGVVFVGLFYLAGWREEFVKSVVALSLLGVVVWGLMSLVDRPFPPNPICITEGDTGVTSSFPSGHAAAVTAYAAIARNSDELPFAVAAGFAGLISFSRIYLGTHYLSDTLFGMGLGVAAVLFAEWLLDRVGEEAVLDLLPFDTDI, from the coding sequence ATGTTCGCCCTTCTCGGAGCGGTTCTGAACGCCGTCCAGACGGTCGACCATCTCGCCGTCGAGTTCGTCGGGGCGATCCGCACGTCGCTTCTGACCGTGATGATGACGTCGATGACCGGGCTCGGCTCCGTCACGGCCGGGGTCGTGTTCGTCGGGCTGTTCTACCTCGCCGGCTGGCGCGAGGAGTTCGTCAAAAGCGTCGTCGCGCTGTCGCTGCTCGGCGTCGTCGTCTGGGGGCTGATGTCGCTCGTCGACCGCCCGTTCCCACCGAATCCGATCTGTATCACCGAGGGGGACACCGGCGTGACGAGTTCGTTCCCCTCGGGACACGCGGCCGCAGTGACGGCGTACGCGGCGATCGCGCGCAACTCCGACGAGCTCCCGTTCGCGGTCGCCGCGGGCTTCGCCGGACTGATCTCCTTCTCGCGGATCTACCTCGGGACGCACTACCTCTCCGACACCCTCTTCGGGATGGGGCTCGGGGTCGCCGCGGTGCTGTTCGCGGAGTGGCTCCTCGATCGAGTCGGTGAGGAGGCGGTGCTCGATCTGCTGCCGTTCGACACCGACATCTGA
- a CDS encoding ABC transporter ATP-binding protein, which produces MATAVHLDGITKRFPGVVANDDVDLEVERGTVHALLGENGAGKTTLMNVLYGLYEPTSGEVLLDGEPKAFGSPRDAIDAGVGMIHQHFMLVDPMTVTENITLGNEPRKWGGLAVDRDAAREAVVDLSDRYGFDVDPDARIEDVSVGEQQRVEILKALYRGAETLILDEPTAVLTPQEVDELFEVLEELTAQGKTIIFITHKLGEAMRAADEISVLRDGRKVGTVDADGTSQEELAELMVGREVLMDVDHGAAETGDVVASVSDVVVEDDRGVRAVDGVSFDVRGGEVFGIAGVDGNGQSELVEAVTGLQSVDAGEVRFRDEDVTTASRRERIDAGMAYVPEDRQERGLVMEFDLVENGLLGSQHDPELAAGGRIDWPRTRDRAEAIIDEYDVRPPDADADAESLSGGNQQKFIVGREFERDPELVVASHPTRGVDVGSIEFIHERLLELREQGVAVLLVSSKLEEVQGLSDRLAVIYEGEFIDVVDPDETTEEELGLLMAGERPGGDAGDGEPTATDVDAAVDPDAGGGDPDETEGGGSGERDRDEPVDSADPTDGERA; this is translated from the coding sequence ATGGCCACAGCCGTCCACCTCGACGGGATAACCAAGCGGTTCCCCGGCGTCGTGGCGAACGACGACGTCGACCTCGAGGTCGAACGCGGTACCGTACACGCCCTCCTCGGCGAGAACGGGGCCGGGAAGACGACGTTGATGAACGTCCTCTACGGCCTCTACGAACCGACGTCGGGAGAGGTTCTGCTCGACGGGGAGCCGAAGGCGTTCGGCTCGCCGCGGGACGCGATCGACGCCGGCGTCGGGATGATCCACCAGCACTTCATGCTCGTTGACCCGATGACCGTCACCGAGAACATCACGCTCGGCAACGAGCCGCGGAAGTGGGGCGGGCTCGCCGTCGACCGAGACGCGGCCCGGGAGGCCGTCGTCGACCTCTCCGACCGGTACGGCTTCGACGTCGACCCCGACGCGCGGATCGAGGACGTCTCCGTCGGGGAACAGCAGCGCGTCGAGATCCTGAAGGCGCTGTACCGCGGCGCCGAGACGCTGATCCTAGACGAGCCGACCGCCGTGCTGACGCCGCAGGAGGTCGACGAGCTGTTCGAGGTGCTGGAGGAGCTCACCGCGCAGGGGAAGACGATCATCTTCATCACCCACAAGCTGGGCGAGGCGATGCGCGCGGCCGACGAGATATCCGTCCTCCGGGACGGGCGGAAGGTCGGGACCGTCGACGCCGACGGGACGAGCCAGGAGGAGCTCGCGGAGCTGATGGTCGGCCGCGAGGTGCTCATGGACGTCGATCACGGGGCCGCGGAGACGGGCGACGTCGTCGCGTCGGTCTCGGACGTCGTCGTCGAGGACGACCGCGGCGTCCGGGCGGTCGACGGCGTCTCCTTCGACGTGCGGGGCGGCGAGGTGTTCGGGATCGCCGGCGTGGACGGCAACGGTCAGTCGGAGCTCGTCGAGGCGGTGACCGGGCTCCAGTCGGTCGACGCGGGCGAGGTCCGGTTCCGCGACGAGGACGTGACGACCGCGTCGCGGCGCGAGCGGATCGACGCCGGAATGGCGTACGTCCCCGAGGACCGTCAGGAGCGCGGGCTGGTGATGGAGTTCGACCTCGTCGAGAACGGGCTGTTGGGGAGCCAACACGACCCGGAGCTCGCCGCCGGCGGCCGGATCGACTGGCCGAGGACGCGCGACCGCGCGGAGGCGATCATCGACGAGTACGACGTCCGGCCGCCGGACGCCGACGCGGACGCGGAGTCGCTCTCCGGCGGCAACCAGCAGAAGTTCATCGTCGGTCGGGAGTTCGAGCGCGACCCGGAGCTCGTCGTCGCCTCGCACCCGACGCGCGGCGTCGACGTCGGTTCGATCGAGTTCATCCACGAGCGGCTGCTGGAGCTCCGCGAGCAGGGCGTTGCGGTCCTCCTCGTCTCCTCCAAGCTGGAGGAGGTACAGGGACTCTCGGACCGCTTAGCGGTCATCTACGAGGGCGAGTTCATCGACGTGGTCGACCCCGACGAGACGACCGAAGAGGAGCTCGGCCTGCTGATGGCGGGCGAGCGGCCGGGGGGCGACGCCGGGGACGGCGAGCCGACCGCGACCGACGTCGACGCGGCGGTCGACCCGGACGCGGGAGGCGGGGACCCCGACGAGACGGAAGGCGGCGGCTCCGGCGAGCGGGATCGGGACGAGCCGGTCGACAGCGCGGACCCCACGGACGGTGAGCGGGCGTGA
- a CDS encoding phosphomannomutase, translated as MDLFGTAGIRGGVEERVTPALALAVGRAVAAEIRSRSEGSPSESSPEPTVVLARDGRVTGPALAAAMEAGLAAGGVAVRRAGRLPTPALAHASRGRYGVMLTASHNPPTDNGIKLFRDGTEFDRDAERAVESRVADEEPVAPWDEWTEATRADPLGDYLDDVREYAAGFGAPLDGLRVAVDCGNGMSAPATPTVLRELGADVVTLNGNVDGHFPGRGSKPTPETLADLRAFVADANEGVENPGRPTGDRRDGDGAEGGDDGAGEAGHAEGFAFGIGHDGDADRIVIVDADGEVVHEDTVLAVLAERYTRTSDAADPVVVTTPNASGRIDERVREAGGRVERVRLGALHEGIAAVREEAGTAGALGEAGAVGEAGAAGEVGAETRVVFAAEPWKHVHVAFGGWIDGVASAAVIARLVADEGLDALREPVTERPYRKVSVSCPDDAKEPVMDRLETALPDAFPDAAVDTDHGVRLEFEDGSWTLVRPSGTEPYVRVYAESDDVDALVAEVEGVVEDAVAAA; from the coding sequence ATGGACCTGTTCGGAACCGCCGGGATACGCGGCGGCGTCGAGGAGCGCGTCACGCCGGCGCTCGCGCTCGCCGTCGGGCGAGCCGTGGCCGCCGAGATCCGATCGCGAAGCGAGGGGTCGCCCTCCGAGTCGAGCCCCGAACCCACGGTCGTCCTCGCCCGCGACGGCCGGGTGACCGGCCCGGCGCTCGCGGCCGCGATGGAGGCCGGGCTGGCCGCCGGCGGCGTCGCCGTGCGCCGCGCCGGGCGACTCCCGACGCCGGCGCTCGCGCACGCCTCGCGCGGTCGCTACGGCGTGATGCTCACCGCCTCGCACAACCCCCCGACCGACAACGGGATCAAGCTCTTCCGCGACGGGACGGAGTTCGACCGCGACGCGGAGCGCGCCGTCGAGTCGCGAGTCGCCGACGAGGAGCCGGTCGCCCCGTGGGACGAGTGGACCGAGGCGACCCGAGCCGATCCGCTCGGCGACTACCTCGACGACGTGCGCGAGTACGCGGCGGGATTCGGCGCCCCCCTCGACGGCCTCCGGGTCGCGGTCGACTGCGGCAACGGGATGAGTGCGCCCGCGACGCCGACCGTCCTCCGCGAGCTCGGTGCCGACGTCGTCACGCTCAACGGCAACGTCGACGGTCACTTCCCCGGCCGCGGGAGCAAGCCGACGCCGGAGACGCTCGCCGACCTCCGCGCATTCGTCGCGGACGCCAACGAGGGCGTCGAGAACCCGGGGCGGCCGACGGGCGACCGGAGGGACGGCGACGGCGCTGAGGGAGGCGACGACGGGGCAGGCGAAGCGGGCCATGCCGAGGGGTTCGCCTTCGGCATCGGCCACGACGGCGACGCCGACCGGATCGTGATCGTCGACGCGGACGGCGAGGTCGTCCACGAGGACACGGTGCTCGCGGTGCTGGCGGAGCGGTACACTCGGACGAGCGACGCGGCGGACCCGGTCGTCGTGACGACGCCGAACGCCTCCGGCCGGATCGACGAGCGCGTCCGGGAGGCCGGCGGGCGCGTCGAGCGCGTGCGACTCGGCGCGCTCCACGAAGGGATCGCGGCCGTTCGGGAGGAAGCCGGCACGGCCGGCGCGCTCGGCGAGGCCGGTGCGGTCGGCGAGGCGGGCGCCGCCGGGGAGGTCGGCGCCGAGACGCGCGTCGTGTTCGCGGCCGAGCCGTGGAAGCACGTCCACGTCGCCTTCGGCGGGTGGATCGACGGGGTCGCCTCCGCGGCGGTGATCGCGCGCCTCGTCGCCGACGAGGGGCTCGACGCGCTCCGAGAGCCGGTCACAGAGCGCCCGTATCGGAAGGTGAGCGTCTCGTGCCCCGACGACGCGAAGGAACCCGTGATGGACAGGCTGGAGACGGCGCTGCCGGACGCGTTCCCCGACGCCGCGGTCGACACCGACCACGGCGTCCGGCTGGAGTTCGAGGACGGCTCGTGGACGCTCGTGCGACCCTCGGGCACGGAGCCGTACGTGCGCGTGTACGCCGAGAGCGACGACGTCGACGCCCTCGTCGCCGAGGTCGAGGGCGTCGTCGAGGACGCGGTCGCGGCGGCGTAG
- a CDS encoding BMP family protein, whose product MTSDFDRRRFIKAASAAGLVGLAGCSGGPSEGGDGSDGSTDSDGSDGSDGESAPAANVGMVYATGGLGDGSFNDQAQQGALEAEEELGISFGEAQPDEVAQFSTFQQQFASSTDPNYDLVCCIGFLQADSLSETAESYPDQDFMIVDEVVEADNVASYTFREHEGSYLAGLMASLLTTRDFSAGAGSTQGDSTNLGFVGGVESSLIQKFQAGFQAGVAAGADDVDVSVNYTGSFSDPAAGREAANSMYNSGADIVYHAAGNTGTGVFQAAQEQGKFAIGVDRDQSITRPDYADVILGSMVKRVDTAVYNAIEATVEGEFPGGSNITLGLDNDGVALVYGDQLGSEIPQEVRDEVASAREDIIAGDIDVPSSPSDT is encoded by the coding sequence ATGACATCCGACTTCGATCGGCGGCGGTTCATCAAGGCGGCAAGCGCGGCGGGCCTGGTCGGCCTCGCCGGATGTAGCGGCGGCCCGAGTGAGGGCGGAGACGGATCAGACGGCTCGACCGACTCGGACGGCTCCGACGGGTCCGACGGCGAGAGCGCCCCGGCGGCGAACGTCGGGATGGTGTACGCGACCGGCGGCCTCGGCGACGGGTCGTTCAACGACCAGGCCCAACAGGGCGCGCTCGAAGCGGAAGAGGAGCTGGGCATCTCGTTCGGAGAGGCCCAGCCGGACGAGGTGGCGCAGTTCAGCACGTTCCAGCAGCAGTTCGCGAGCTCGACCGACCCGAACTACGACCTGGTGTGTTGTATCGGCTTCCTCCAGGCCGACTCGCTCTCGGAAACCGCCGAGTCGTACCCCGATCAGGACTTCATGATCGTCGACGAGGTCGTCGAGGCGGACAACGTCGCGAGCTACACGTTCCGGGAGCACGAGGGGTCGTACCTCGCGGGCCTGATGGCGAGCCTGCTCACCACCCGCGACTTCTCGGCTGGCGCCGGCTCCACCCAGGGCGACTCCACGAACCTCGGGTTCGTCGGCGGCGTCGAGTCCTCCCTGATCCAGAAGTTCCAGGCCGGCTTCCAGGCGGGCGTCGCCGCCGGCGCCGACGACGTCGACGTCAGCGTCAACTACACCGGGAGCTTCAGCGATCCCGCTGCGGGTCGCGAGGCGGCGAATTCGATGTACAACAGCGGCGCTGACATCGTCTACCACGCCGCGGGCAACACCGGCACCGGCGTGTTCCAGGCCGCACAGGAGCAGGGGAAGTTCGCGATCGGCGTCGACCGCGACCAGTCGATCACGCGCCCCGACTACGCCGACGTCATCCTCGGGAGCATGGTCAAGCGCGTCGACACCGCCGTCTACAACGCGATCGAGGCGACCGTCGAGGGCGAGTTCCCCGGCGGCTCGAACATTACGCTCGGGCTCGACAACGACGGCGTGGCGCTCGTCTACGGCGACCAGCTCGGCTCCGAGATCCCCCAAGAGGTGCGCGACGAGGTCGCGAGCGCCCGGGAGGACATCATCGCCGGCGATATCGACGTTCCCTCGTCGCCCTCGGACACGTAG
- a CDS encoding sulfatase-like hydrolase/transferase, which produces MPRPPNVFLLSADALRADHATELVDAVAERTGGTRFANAVAPASHTASSIPALATGRFIDEEGAVDDPLLPSSFSADGYRTQLLTDNPLAADALTERSVGEAGGLSNLLDDLLPRGVTRPVEQAYFRRLWPTFRRLGLADPYYRPAARLHERALEALSGEPDPVFCWLHYMDTHSPYYVPSDGEAAGTLDSDRAAAMSRSLTIGDAADVDRDEAETVARLYRRACEHLGGSVVEFVSELRERGLYRPDRDVLAVTADHGECLDPGRGVFGHLPPASWESLVRVPLVVARPDWPESTVDEQVSLVDLPGMLRPEPGAAAPPTAFGREYVETVAGTLTAEGVVRGVRRADGEKLFGRRTADGTDVVHARYEVGDPAAETVVGDPYGDGAAATGVPEGLLERAAEAGGLVGDEQYLSGLDESHLRALGYVE; this is translated from the coding sequence ATGCCACGCCCGCCGAACGTCTTTCTCCTGTCCGCCGACGCGCTCAGGGCGGACCACGCGACCGAACTCGTCGACGCGGTCGCGGAACGGACGGGCGGGACCCGGTTCGCGAACGCGGTCGCCCCGGCCTCGCACACGGCCAGTTCGATCCCGGCCCTCGCGACCGGGCGGTTCATCGACGAGGAAGGGGCGGTCGACGACCCGCTGCTCCCGTCGTCGTTTTCGGCCGACGGCTACCGCACGCAACTGCTGACCGACAACCCCCTCGCCGCCGACGCGCTGACCGAGCGGTCCGTCGGGGAGGCCGGCGGGCTGAGCAACCTGTTGGACGACCTCCTTCCGCGCGGGGTGACGCGTCCCGTCGAGCAGGCGTACTTCCGGCGCCTCTGGCCGACTTTTCGGCGCCTCGGGCTCGCCGACCCCTACTATCGGCCGGCGGCGCGGCTCCACGAGCGCGCGCTGGAGGCGCTGTCGGGGGAGCCCGACCCGGTGTTCTGCTGGCTTCACTACATGGACACCCACAGTCCCTACTACGTCCCGAGCGACGGCGAGGCGGCCGGGACGCTCGACTCGGACCGGGCGGCCGCGATGAGCCGGAGCCTCACGATAGGGGACGCCGCGGACGTGGACCGGGACGAGGCCGAGACGGTCGCGCGGCTGTACCGGCGGGCCTGCGAACACCTCGGCGGGTCGGTCGTCGAGTTCGTGAGCGAACTCCGGGAGCGCGGGCTGTACAGGCCCGACCGGGACGTGCTCGCGGTGACGGCCGACCACGGGGAGTGCCTCGACCCCGGGCGGGGAGTGTTCGGCCACCTGCCGCCGGCCTCGTGGGAGTCGCTCGTCCGCGTCCCGCTCGTCGTCGCGCGGCCCGACTGGCCGGAGTCGACCGTGGACGAGCAGGTCTCGCTCGTCGACCTGCCCGGTATGCTCCGACCCGAACCGGGAGCGGCCGCGCCGCCGACGGCGTTCGGCCGGGAGTACGTGGAGACGGTCGCGGGGACGCTCACGGCCGAGGGAGTCGTCCGCGGGGTCCGCCGGGCGGACGGGGAGAAGCTGTTCGGGCGGCGGACGGCGGACGGCACCGACGTGGTCCACGCCCGCTACGAGGTGGGCGACCCGGCCGCGGAGACGGTCGTCGGGGACCCGTACGGCGACGGCGCGGCGGCGACGGGCGTCCCCGAGGGGCTGCTCGAACGGGCCGCCGAGGCGGGCGGTCTCGTCGGCGACGAGCAGTACCTCTCCGGTCTCGACGAGTCGCACCTGCGGGCACTCGGATACGTCGAGTAG
- a CDS encoding NADP-dependent oxidoreductase has protein sequence MTNTNREWLLAERPTGEPDRDSFELRETDIPDPAPGELLVRTRFLSVDPYMRGRMREGESYAEPWDVGDALRGGVVGEVVEAESDAYDAGDLVTGEGTWADYATLDADDVAPVDPSVAAPEAYLGVLGMPGRTAYFGLLEVGEPKPGDTVVVSGAAGAVGSVVGQIAKRNGCRVVGFAGSDEKTDWLTEELGFDAAINYKSTDDYRAALDEAAPDGVDVYFDNVGGPITDAVFTKLNLDARVAVCGQIAHYNDEEVPTGPRKLPGLIPVRAKVEGLLVGDFATRFGEASERLGEWVASGDLKHRETVVEGLENAPDAFLGLFSGDNIGKQVVRVSAADAE, from the coding sequence GTGACGAACACCAACCGCGAGTGGCTTCTCGCCGAGCGGCCGACCGGCGAGCCCGATCGGGACAGCTTCGAACTGCGCGAGACGGACATCCCCGACCCCGCGCCGGGCGAACTCCTCGTCCGGACGCGGTTCCTCTCCGTGGACCCGTACATGCGCGGCCGGATGCGAGAGGGGGAGTCGTACGCCGAGCCGTGGGACGTCGGCGACGCGCTCAGGGGCGGCGTCGTCGGCGAAGTGGTCGAGGCGGAGAGCGACGCGTACGACGCGGGCGACCTCGTGACGGGCGAGGGGACGTGGGCCGACTACGCGACCCTCGACGCCGACGACGTCGCGCCGGTCGACCCGAGCGTCGCTGCCCCCGAGGCGTACCTCGGCGTCCTCGGAATGCCCGGCCGAACCGCCTACTTCGGGCTCCTCGAAGTCGGCGAGCCCAAGCCCGGCGACACGGTCGTCGTCTCCGGGGCGGCGGGTGCGGTCGGCTCCGTCGTCGGTCAGATCGCGAAGCGCAACGGCTGCCGCGTGGTGGGCTTCGCCGGCAGCGACGAGAAGACCGACTGGCTCACCGAGGAGCTCGGCTTCGACGCCGCGATCAACTACAAGTCGACCGACGACTACCGCGCCGCGCTCGACGAGGCCGCGCCCGACGGCGTCGACGTGTACTTCGACAACGTCGGCGGTCCCATCACGGACGCCGTGTTCACGAAGCTGAACCTCGACGCGCGCGTCGCGGTCTGCGGCCAGATCGCTCACTACAACGACGAGGAGGTCCCGACCGGACCGCGCAAGCTCCCGGGGCTGATCCCGGTGCGGGCCAAGGTCGAGGGGCTGCTCGTCGGCGACTTCGCGACCCGCTTCGGCGAGGCGAGCGAGCGGCTGGGTGAGTGGGTCGCGAGCGGCGACCTGAAACACCGCGAGACGGTCGTGGAGGGGCTGGAGAACGCCCCCGACGCCTTCCTCGGCCTGTTCTCCGGCGACAACATCGGCAAGCAGGTGGTGCGGGTGTCGGCGGCGGACGCGGAGTAA
- a CDS encoding hydrolase produces MLFATHLLIGALVARNRFPVPWVVAGAALPDLVDKPLAMLGHVPTYHSVAHSALFASVLGAGWLAARRYGAASATGAVAAVGVGWATHLVADAAHISINGRPENTVFLLWPVVRSWNSIGAGPGSFALQYLWTPSFYVEVAIWLFAGALLLRDGPPEIGA; encoded by the coding sequence GTGCTGTTCGCGACCCACCTCCTCATCGGCGCGCTCGTCGCGCGGAACCGCTTCCCGGTGCCGTGGGTCGTCGCGGGCGCGGCGCTCCCGGACCTCGTCGACAAGCCGCTGGCGATGCTCGGACACGTCCCCACCTATCACTCCGTCGCCCACTCCGCGCTGTTCGCGAGCGTCCTCGGCGCCGGGTGGCTGGCGGCCCGTCGGTACGGCGCCGCGTCGGCCACCGGAGCCGTCGCGGCGGTCGGCGTCGGCTGGGCGACGCACCTCGTCGCGGACGCCGCCCACATCAGTATCAACGGCCGACCGGAGAACACGGTGTTCCTCCTCTGGCCGGTCGTTCGGAGCTGGAACTCCATCGGGGCCGGTCCCGGGTCATTCGCGCTCCAGTACCTCTGGACGCCGTCGTTCTACGTCGAGGTCGCGATATGGCTGTTCGCCGGCGCGCTCCTGTTGCGCGACGGCCCGCCGGAGATCGGCGCGTGA